ttcttttaagaCTTTGCGCACCTCTGCGTATTCTCTTCGTTTCTTCAGAATAAGGGGAGGGTAGTCATTATCCAACGTTATCTGTTTACCGTTCCAGGTGAACCCCTTCTTCTGCCATGCTTTACGGAGTATCTGTTCCTTAATCTTGAAACTCAGGAACTTCACCACGATAGAGCGGGCCGGGGCTTCTTTCGGGGGTGCGGGGCCAAGGGAGCGATGAGCTCGTTCGATATTGATGCCTTCGCCGTCCAGGTCCAAGCCTTCGCGTAGTAGCGTCTCAACAAAAGCACACATGGATGGAGCTTCTCGTTCGGACAACTCTGGAACGCCGTAAATTCGGATGTTCTCACGCCTAGATCGACTCTCCATATCCATAATCTTCTCATCGAAGGTTGCGTGCAGCTGTACAAGTACGGAAACAGCTTCTTCCGTGTTCTGAATTCTCTCTTCTGCTTTTGTAATCCTCTCCTCCGCTTCTTCTAATCTTTCGTTCACCTTGGCCAACTCTTCTTTGATTCCTCCAAGttgctctttattttcttgtcgGAATTCTCTTAGTTCTTGTAAAATGACTTCGTAGTCGGCCATGGTCCGATGTTTCGCTTCACTTGTTGCTATTAGCTTGAGTCGGTATTAGTTATAACTGCTAATGCTAACACGCAGTTTCCACTCAAGTCTCTCAGTTAACTCACTTTATGTCCGGTCTCTGGCGTAGATTTCTCTCGTGTATTTAACTTCCCCGTTTCTTGTTTCACGGTTATCACATTATTTACATAGTTTAAACGGGGTAGTCTGTCGATTACGCTGGTCCTTTTGGGAGCTCCCTCACAGTGCAGCCAATTTCACTAATTTTTGAAGAGCGACATTGTGTGTTATGCAGggtagattactgtaatggccTGCTCTTTGGATTTTCTAGACTATTTTAAGACAGCTGCAGTACATCCAGAATGCTGTTGCTTGCATCCTGACTAGAAATATGACCATATTAGCCCAGTGCTCAGGTCTCTCCACTGGCTTTCTGTTGTTCAGAGAATAGACTTGAAAATGGCTCTGCTTGTGTACAAGTCTCTTTATGGCCTAGCACCATGGTACTGGGGCTGTCAAAATTGCTCTAAAATTAGCACATAATTTGAACATATTCGAAAATCCAATTGAGCATTATGCTAACAGGAGGACAAACTAATACAAGAAATAACTACTTGaataagcatttttttaatttcaataaaaatgaaataaaatctttaacaATGCCAAGGAATGAGCTACAATTCAACCGCCCCAACATCTCCCTCACCTGTGCAAGCAGTTAAAGGTCCCGACAAATTAAAATTAGAATGCAATCTGTTAGCAATGCGAGCAAGCTGTAATAAACATGGAACTTGAAACAGTCGGCCTATAATCAAACAAGTGTCACAAATGTAGGCCTAATGTAAGACTAAATATTCAGTCATATTCAGTGACTCGCCGTCATGTAGTTCACCCACTTGCAATGCAGCCCCTGTTTCATTTTGATctttttcttcgtttttttccccactcagttttttcacacagtttatttaatattcGAACATTAATTTTCACGTTCGAATCTCAGGTTTTTATTAATATCCGAATATATATTTGAATTTAGAATATTCATTGACAGCCCTACAGGGTGCATCTCtaacattttaaagctgtatGAACCATGTTCTGCTCTGAGAACGTCAGGGAGGTGGATCCTGGTGGTACCCAGAGTCAGGACTGAACATTATGAGGCTGCCCTCCAGCTTCATGCTACTAACATCTGAAACAGTCTTTCAGAAGATGTGAGACAGGCCCGAGCTCTGACTATGTTTAAATCCAGGTTGAAAACGGTTCTATTTAGTTATGCACACCACAACTGGAAgtatattatttgtattttttgtcttttaatttatttgataagtactttgttttttgttatgattttatctgccttcttgtttttttgttgttttttgtatttataaatcACTTTGAATTACCCTGCAAATGAACTGTGCTCTAAATATAAACCTGATTGCTATTTGTGTATTGCTGTACACTAAGGTCCCTCTCAGCTTAATCTCAAAGTAAGTTGGTAGCTAATCAAAAAATTCTGCAGtaggaaaaatattaattttaacaaGATTAATGTTATGCATTTGCTTTATGATGATGTAGAACacaatttaatcatttttttctttttgtttcactttGCCATGTCTCGTAGAAGCTGTGTAGGAATCAACCCAGAGAGAGGGACAAAGGCACGACATGGTAAAGTGACAAGCAAGAAAAGTGGGAAAATGGTCCAGAAGAAAGTGACATCCCTGAATCCGCACGTGTGCACTCTCTTGAGGAAGCTTATGGATTTTGAGTGGGACTTTGTGTGAGTTTGATACTAACTCCTTCTGTTGAGTTGACCAGCAAACGTATACACACACCCCTAGACATCAGCTTTTAGTTGTTGTGACTGTTGCCTCACTCACACTCATTCATAACTATCGTTATCGTAAAGTTGTATTTTTTCAAAAAATCTACACGTGTATATTTTAGTTCTGTTTATTATGCTCAACCTAATCCTAGATATTGACAGTATTTGGGCAGCATACCAGAGAGTTaaactttctttctgtttagtGAATATACCCAAAGTTTGATGGGTGCTGGTTTTTCAGGTGCAACAGATAAATCTGCATGTGTCCCtggggacacacacacacacacaaagtgtcTCCAAACTACTTAGTCACACAAGCATAGTCCGACCTGACATTGTTTAATTGTTTGGTATCTGGCCAGCATACTGTATTTTTCAATGTTAAACAGTATTGTTGTGTTTAGTGAACCCCTATAGTTTCAGGGGAAAGGTGTTCTCTCTTTGAACAGAAATTAGAGAAGTACAGTATATGCTGTCtgtatgattaaaaatgttttcagcccTTAGCTCACTCTGTAACTCAGCTATACCCAAATTCACTGTCACCCAGATACACACTCTAGTGcaaattcacacacatacagtcacTTGCTTAGAACCACAGCCAAACAAAGTTGTTCCTTGTAAGCGTTTTGAGTATTTGACTCtaataaacaacaataatatgtatatatatccttttgtcttgttttttacaCTTGAGTTACTTTCAGTATACAGATGCTTCCAAAATGTTGTTTGAATTACTTTATGTTTATACTGTACTTATATTGTAAGTTTTTTACAGCACATCATGGGATATTTAATTACAAGTTCAGATATTTCTTGAATACAGTAGAGCTACTTTGTTTTACAGTAATTTGACAAACCTGCTGCAAGTAGTTTACAGAAATTTTGACTTTGTACagcaaaaaaacattaattgtaATTACAagaatttactgtatttttggGATACAGTAGATCTACTGTAAATTTTACAGAAACTTACGCTGCTGCCAGTAACTTACTGTAATTCTGGATTTCTACAGCAATTTACTGTACATTTAAATTACAataatttactgtatttctgtAATACAGTAAGGGTACTGTAGATTTTACAGTAACCTACTGGCGAAACTGCTGCCAGtaatttactgtaattttacagtaaaaagtTTTACAGTGTACATATAGGCTAAGCAGCCTCAGTTTTAGTGACAATTGTATTAAAATTGTAGTTTAACGTGACAGCTTTCCAATACTGCCCGTAAAGTAttacatttcatggaaaatgacaataaaaatctgaatagaCTTGCTGAGAAACAACAAACTCCTGAAAAATGAACACACTTGAGCACGGAATTAGTGAAAAATGACCATTTCTATAAAATGCATATCTCAGGCTATTATTTCTCTCTGAAGCTAGCAGTCATCACTCTGCAGCatggagaggaagaaagaaCACACACTGGCCCACGAGCTACTGCAGTACTCCTCAGCAGTTTTCCGGTGGTCCGCGCGCTTTGTGCAGGGCGTCGGTCCAACGGTGGTGAGGCGGGATGGTAGCGGAGGAGGCGTGTGAGTACCTGGACCTTCGGACTGAGGGGAGATAATAATAGTATTGACATCCAGCTTGAAGTGCGCACCCGACGTGCGCTTACACATCCCAGTCTTCACCAGAGCCAACTTATTCCGGCACACTTGGTTCTGCATCTTCTTGAGCGCGCGCCCCACTTGTTTCCAGAAACCTTTGGTTTCGGATTGGTAGCCCGGGCAGCTCTGAGGTTTGGCGTTGTATTCACATTCCAGATTAGTAACATCGCTTGCGGTCCGCGCCTCTGGGTTTTTGCACGTGACCCAAAGCTTCACCGCTTCCTTGTCCTCTCTGCCGTTCCATGAGCACTGAAGCTTGTCACTGGTGGAGAACCTTCCTCGGGCGGTTGCCGGAATCTTGTCTCCATTCCTCTGCGCTCTGCTGGACGTCTTGTTTGCCGCGCGCCCAGCAGAAGTCATGGCAACTTGCTGCTCAAGGAAACCGAGCAACAACCAGAGAGTGAAAGACTTCAGCAGCACCATcccttctttaaaaagaaaaatattgaccTGGGAAAAACAGATGGTAGTAGGGGAGGGGATCAGTGCCCTATAAAGACGTCACGCACAAAAACGAATTTATGCAGTATAGCAGGTCTATGGCAACACAGAGGCAGTGGCAAATGCGTCCAGATAAAATGTTTGAACAGTGTTTCCCAGAAACAGTTTAAAAGTATTCTAACCTGGTAACGCCATTAAGCATCCAATTATGTTCAGCTATActgtgaaaaataataaaactatacAACTGGatcttatttttgttgtattaaaaaaatatcacaaatacTGAGTCTTACTTACCGAAATGAAATGTGGTATTCGGTGCGTAAAACTGCGTTTTGTGACCCTCTGCGGTCTGACACATGGCTTTCATATATAGATACCCAGCACGCCCACCATTTAACGGACGCAATCTTACGTACGCACGTCCATGCAAATCCATTGAGAAAAAACTTTGGCATAAGGTTTTTATGGGAATGCTGTTTGTGTGGCCTGACACAACGTGTCCAAATCTGAATTCGCACCTTTGATATTGAGTTGAGCTGAAgatcaaaagagaaagaaaactgatGATGCGTCTGAGTGTCTGAACAAGTTTATGGgactaaaatgatttttttttttttttttttttttttcagaagcgtgtgaaaataaaattgtCTGAGCCATCTGTACCATTTGAATTAGGCACGTAATGCCAAACGAAAATTTTTGTTATATCATTACTGTTTCAAGTTTGAACCACGTTGCTGTTTTCAGGTCGTGGTTCTTCAGTCCTGCAATCACCCTTAATCTGTTTCTCTCTTACCAATGAGCAAGCAGTcttttagtgaaaaaaaattcagcttACTCCTTGCACTCCAGCAAGTATATTTATGTTGCCTTCGAATGGGTTTGCGTTCCCAGTGCATTTGAACACagctgtacatttttattttcacaaaatgaATGTTTATGGCTTATGTATACAACTTTCTCTGATGAATCCACATGTCACAAGCTCCATTTGAACTTGTGACATGTGGATTCATGTCAGTGTAAAGACTGTTTTTGAGTTTTAGCTTCTTAACATGCAAATGTTTCTCCTTGGATTTGGGAGAAAAATGGAACTAAAAGTTCATATAAGAGTATTTTAGTCAAAATTcctattggaaaaaaaacaataataataactgcAAGTTTAAATGGCATTTAATACTGCACTCTCAGAAAGAATGTGGGTTTTTCACACAACCTATGTAAAATTCTATCACATCAGTGGGTGAGTTTTGGGACAGCACATGTTTGACACACACTGTCTTTATGATTTTAATACAGTGAATGTGTCATGAAGGGTAAACACTAAATTGTCTTGAGAATTCTACAGTAGCACACCTTTGTTTAACTTACACATGTTGTGTTAAGATGCTCCTTGAAAAGAATAGTCAGTCCCCATAATACTAACAGTCCTCATTTCATTGTTATTACATACAAGAGTTAAACTATCAAAATTTGTCAagcagattttaaacatttctgtatAATGATTTTCTGGAATGTCTCCCAAATTGAACAACTGAGCAGACTCTCAGCTTACAGTAGTATATTGTTTGCAGTTGTGCACCACTCTACTGAGGGTTAATACTTACTTTAAGTTTGTTGTATATAAGTGACTgaagtgtatgttttttttgcataatgTTGTGCACAAATTACTGTAAGATGGCAAACAGCGTATgaagtgaaaatgtaaaaaaaaaaataataataatcctgtGTCATGTATTCATTACACTACTAACAACAGTAACGTGTAACTCTGCCAGTTTTCAAATACCTGTACATCTAGTGTGTAATGCTGCCCTGGGCATTTTCAGCTAGTGTCTCAGAGATCAAAAACAGTTAGAGATTAGACTGTCATAACAAATTCCTGTTATTCCTAAGCCATTTGAGTATCTAGTTTGTACTCAATGTTGACAGGACTTTTCATTATGACACCCGATTGGGACGTTATCATCCGATTAATGTCCATTCAATCGGATGATAACATCCGAATCAGGTGCATTATGATGGCTCTGACAGTTTCATTGGCATAAAAACTTGCTTTTAAGGAATGAACTGTCTATTTTTAGCAAGTGACATGCTGTTGCAGGTTATCCACAATGTTCTGCAGTTTGTACTAATTGTTTTGAGAAACACACTAACTGCTGTATAAATGTTGATTCTGATGTGGGATATGAACCAAAGCGACTGAAATAAAACTATAAGTGGCAAAGAGGAAATGGTACACTATCCTCACCAGCCATagtttatttgatatttatacTGAAACTTTcataagataaaacaatgaaTACTGTTGTACCAGGACAGTCTCTGCTTTGGTATTTATTGTCATGTGAAATGCACTAACCTCCTTTGTTCTTCTTTTAGCACcaatacagattaattaataacACGTTTACCATGTCAGTTCCTTTTCCATTTGGGCCCCATAAAGGCTCGGCCCTGCCCTGGAAATGAATATGTATAGATGTGTATAAGTCATAGTCAAATAAGCAAACTATTTAATTACATAATCAACTTGTTTATCTCATAGTTAcatctctgtgtgtatgtgatatGGTATTGACCAATCTGATATTGATTCACAAGGGTAAATGAATGAGTCCACTCCACCCTCACATTTTGTTCTACAGATGCAGTAAGAAGGAACAAACACTTCAGTTAAACAAGAAAGGAACCTTACAACTATCACATGGGCACCTGTCCAATAATCTGTCAATTTACAGTAGTTTATTACTATGAGTCACTGTGTGAGAGGACTGTGTGTGAGTAAACGATAGCAAGAAAGTTGTGTACATTACCAACAACTGAAACCCAATCctgggacaaaaaaaatcagtacTTATAATTAATTCAATACATTTGAttgtgtaaaacattttattaaagtgcAGGTttagactaaaaataaaaacaaaaaatgaaaaaaaaaacttttctcagTTTAATGTCTTAATCTGATGAATGCGTTTTTTAGCACAaaaatttggtttaattttgatACTGAGGTTGTTTAGCTTcatgaagacattttgtttggtctttaaatgtaaaaaagctGCGTGAGAGTTTATAATCACTCATTTTACCAACGAGATTCTCAACTTATTCTGCTCCCTCgactttcttattttttttctctgttcagtATCACCATCTTGTGTTCAGAAGAAGCTCTGCAGTCTATGTTCTGATAAGTGATCAAACTACTGTCATAATGCCCTTTTTTAATGTGATGCTAATTGTTAAGcttttgcattaaaataattatgatattaatgataaaatagcacaaagataaacataaataaatgatttaaaaatctttttgtcATGTGAGTTGACACTAAAAGGCTTTAGGGCATGTTTCAGGTGcctatttattatttaagctACCACGATAAAGAAATTTCCCCTCAAAATTAGATCAGTTTAGACTTACACAggtaagtaaagtaatcttttaattcattaataagcaaaggttagagaaattaaatttattttcttctcggTTAATCATGTTATCAAAGACTTACATTGTTCAGAGGGAGCCCAGAACAGCTAAACTATTACAGCTTgtagtaaaaacattaaaactagaCATTAAAACTACATCCATATATAAGGCTACACTAGTAcgacatttaaaaatgtctgtatCAGGAATAACAGGAATTTCATAAAAATATCTACTATAATGTCATCAACTGGTAATTGTGGGGCTTTAAATTTGGGGTAAATGATCTTTTTGCATATTGATAATgaaatttaatttctctttagCCTTGTTTCACATTTCAGTTGACGATTGACCGTGTTTAATCCTAACTATTCTTTTATGGctttatcttttaattaaacaaattattcaTAATGTCACCTCTTTAATTTCCACACATCCTTCCAAATTTAGCTTAATatatttcttatctttttaTATTTGGGTTCCTTTTTTGGGTtttaactttacaacagaaGCTCATAATGCCTAAAAAATTTCCCTCATCAGCTCTcgaaaagaaaaggaatatgTGATTAGCAGCCAGCATCCTCATcctatatgtgtgtttgtgtgcgttaACAGCACCGGTGCTGCAGCCCACACTCATTTCCAGTCTTCTGTGGCCTCCACACAGACCACCTCTGTTCCTGCAGCAGCTCTTAAGACTCAATTCATCAGCTCATACAAAGAAGTGTTTGGCAATGCTCAGACACCTTCTGTGACTGATTGTGTCTGCACGGTAACAACTTCCTCAGCCAGGCAGCAGACATGTTGTTATAGGCAGTGATGAGTGGAAACAAAGACTCCTTTTGATACTAGAGTGTGAAAGCTTGTTTTCTGCTCAGCGGGAGAAACAGAGCAACACAGAAGAAGAGAGCTCACCactttgactttattttcttcatgttttcttccTTGGAAATACATGCTGTTGAAACATTTACAATACATGTTGAATGACTTTTACATCATATACAAACAGCAACACATGCctgccatgtttttctttgccttgcTGTGTTTTACAGTGTTAGAAATGGCATGGAAATATCTTATACCTGTATACAAAGGAGTAGGATGAGTATTTTTCAAGCATAAGGAGTCACCCTTTGCTGAACGATGAATGACTTCAGATGCTTCCATACAGATTCTGAAGAGTCCAGAATGGAAGAGTGTGTTGATTGCTGGTGATTCCAACCTGAAACAACAACATGAGGGTCCTCATGAGTTTATCTATTTAACAAAATTCAAGGAAATTTAGGCTTCTTGTTCCATTGCCCTAACTCTATCTTaaccttctctctactttcttgtttttattaacatttttatcacTCACCTGAGTGTCTGTAGTACTGTCTCAGTTATGGAACCAACTGATAACGTAGCTGCAGATGCCGTGGAAGCTCTTCCAGCAATACTCTGTGGCGAGACGGGAGGCTTTGGAGTCAGTCTGCTCTGTGGGGCGAGTAGTGGTCTTCCCAGGCTTGGGGGTAGTTTTCTTTGTCTGGGGGCCTTTGCCTTGCTGAGGTTTAACAGGCTGAGATTGGGGCTTCACAGGTTTAGGAGTAGCAGCCGGTTTTGGCTGAACTGGCACTGCTAGTTTACGTGGCTCCTGGACAGGCTTAGTGGGCTTTGGGCTGGAGGTCTTAGGCCAAGAGGTCAGGAATGTTATATGAGCCTCATCCGGGTATTTCTTACACATCTGTGGGCGGTAGATTTTAGCTCCCTGGCAGGCGTTCTTTAGCTTCCTCAACTCCCACATCATCTGGGTGAAATAATGGCGAGGGTTGCTGTTGTAGGCACGGCACAAGTTGGGTTTGCCCTGGAAGTCGCAGTAGTAGGACTGCGGTCTGCCTGCAGTCAGGCTTGGACCTTTGCAGGAGACACGCAGGCGAGTATAGTTCCCAGCTCCTGATACCACCATAGTGCACAAGTCTTTGTTCTTGGTGCTGAATTTGATGGGCTCATCCCAGATGCTgcgttgttgctgctgctgcagctgctgctgctgctgctgctgctgcttgctgTCGTTGCTGGTTTGAGCATTCAATACACAAACAGTTGCTGCTAAAAGCAGCAGCAATAGTTTCATCCTGGTTCTCATGGTGACGAGGTGTATAGGAGTAATGGACTAATGTGGATAAGAGATGATCTCTGTCAAGAGTTGCACTGAGGGTTAAAATGTGCAAGGGCAAAAAGCAAGTGAGTGCCACTTTATAAGGCAGACACTCACAAAGAAGGTATTATTCAGGTAATCTGGCTGTATAGCCAAACTCCTCCTTCAGTTCCTCACACCGCTGGCACGTGCATTAACAACACAcgcacgtacacacacacacacacaccgaggtcacacatagacacacatagGTACGAGTGGAACACTCAATACCCAGAAAGTGATTGACGAGATGGTTATAAGGAAGGGGGAACATAAGTGTggggaggaagagaagaaaggtGGAGACATTTACAGAAGCCAAAGGAGAGCAAAAAGTCTGACAGAGGCACATACATGAGGTTAAATGTTatgaaaaacacagaacattATATAATCCCACATAGGAGGTTCATTGACCATTGATGAGGAGGGAGCGCGATGAGGGGTTAGAAGCCACACTGCAGCCTGGGGTTATTTACTGAGGAATTAAAAGCAGCTCTGTGAGTCTGTTAAAGTAAAAACCCCATCATGTTCCTTTACGGTATGAA
The Melanotaenia boesemani isolate fMelBoe1 chromosome 4, fMelBoe1.pri, whole genome shotgun sequence genome window above contains:
- the fgfbp2b gene encoding fibroblast growth factor-binding protein 2b — translated: MRTRMKLLLLLLAATVCVLNAQTSNDSKQQQQQQQQLQQQQQRSIWDEPIKFSTKNKDLCTMVVSGAGNYTRLRVSCKGPSLTAGRPQSYYCDFQGKPNLCRAYNSNPRHYFTQMMWELRKLKNACQGAKIYRPQMCKKYPDEAHITFLTSWPKTSSPKPTKPVQEPRKLAVPVQPKPAATPKPVKPQSQPVKPQQGKGPQTKKTTPKPGKTTTRPTEQTDSKASRLATEYCWKSFHGICSYVISWFHN
- the LOC121638647 gene encoding fibroblast growth factor-binding protein 1-like, with protein sequence MVLLKSFTLWLLLGFLEQQVAMTSAGRAANKTSSRAQRNGDKIPATARGRFSTSDKLQCSWNGREDKEAVKLWVTCKNPEARTASDVTNLECEYNAKPQSCPGYQSETKGFWKQVGRALKKMQNQVCRNKLALVKTGMCKRTSGAHFKLDVNTIIISPQSEGPGTHTPPPLPSRLTTVGPTPCTKRADHRKTAEEYCSSSWASVCSFFLSMLQSDDC